The genomic interval TATCCGAAACTCCTAAAGCAATGAAGCTTTTTTCATTTTGATAATTAATTATTTTTATTATTAAATCTACAACATCATCCACATGAATATAATTTTGAAGCCTTTCCCCTTTCCCCCATACTTCTATTACATTTTTATCAATTGCTTGATTGCAATAATTTGGAATCAAAGTATTCTCTTTCATTCCACTTCCATATAATGATGGCAACCTAACAATTATATTTTTTGTTCCTTTCAAAACTATTTGTTCACCTAAATATTTAGATTTTGCATATTCAGAAACAGGATTTACAATCGTATCTTCATTAATTTCATTTAGGGTATTTCCATAAACCGAAACCGAAGAAACATAAATACACTTTGCCAAAGGAAAATGTTCCATTATCTTTTTTGTTAATGAAACATTTACTTCCAATAATTTATTTTTGCTCATTGATTCTTGACCAGAAACTACAGCTGCATGACACATAACTATTATTTCTGGACTAAATTCAATTAACTCAAGATCATCGAAAGTTTCGATCGATTGATTTATTTTATTTTTTTTATTCTGATTATAAAATCCAATAACACAATTATCCTTTTGTAATTCATTAGCTAAATTACTTCCTAAAAAACCATATATTCCTGTTATTAAAATATTCACTTTTTTTCTTTAATTAAAATTTTTGTCATTTCATCATTCCAACTAAAAACCAAGCTATCTTTTACAAATTCTGCTTGTCCAATTTCAACCCAAGGCTTATCAATTTGTTTTTTTAGAAAATCTTTTTCCCAATTAGAAGGTGTTTCAATCTCCTTAATATATAAAATTATAGACTCATTAGTTAAACAGAATCCCTTTTTAAAATATTTTATATAAGCCAAAATCCCTTTCTCTATTTTAGCTTTTTCTATTTTAGCTGTCACAACATTAAAAGATAAATTCCTCCAAATTATCCCACTAGTATAGCCAAATGGCATACCATCATTATTTATTAAAGGTAAAGTAATGATATTTCCGTTTTTACTTAAGTATGAAATCTTAATCTCATGATTATAATTTACAAAATGGTTGTCTAAAAAAACATCATGCGCAGTTAAACCTATATATCTTTTTAAAAACCCTTTAGAAAAATTATAAGGAACTACCATTATCTTATTAGCATAGTTAACTTTTGGAAAATTATTCTGAACAAAGGAGGTCTGCCAAATAAAAAGTACTTGTCCAAAAAATAAAAACACCAAAATCACTTTCCAAAAAAACTGTGTAATGCTTAATTTATTCAAGCCTTTTATTAATAAGTCATCGGTTTCTCCTACTGGTTTGTGGTAAACAGGTATAGCACAATTTTCGACCGTGCAACGCTCTGTCAATCGATTTCCGGCTATAAACCGATATGCCTTTTGACCAAGTATTGAAATAACTGGAAGTGAAATAAACAAACCAATTGGGTAGCTGTATTTCATTTTTTTTAGCAATTGTACATAAGCCCAAAAACCAACAGAAACTTTACCTGAATTGGTTACGCCGTGAATGTTGATTAATAAATCTTCTTCTGTATAACTTTGCAAGGCAACATCGTTTTGATAATTCCCTTGCACCGTTATGCAATTGATGGTTGCAAGTACATCAAAGTGTTTTATAATAACAACTACCTTATTGCACAACGGACATTCTGCGTCGTAATAAAAAGTATATGTTGGTTTCTTATTTTTAATTCTGTTGGCTATTTTAGACCAAAACCCAACTGGAACCATTAACATATAGGTAGCAATAACAGTCAATGCAAACCATGGAATTGGATATGCAATAAGAATACCGATATGAAAAAAAAGACCTAAGCATAAAAATGGAACTCGAAATCTTTTGAACCAAAAAAGAAAGATAAAAAGTGTTTCAAAAACTAAAACCAAGTATCCCAAAAAGAGCATTAACCATTGTTGGTTGAGTAGTATTGAGGTATCGTTCCAAGTAACCATAGGCAAACTTGATGGCAACCAGACCCCAAGACCATCCATCCACATTTTGCTGGAAAATTTATGAAAAACAGAGTCAAAATAAACCAGTCCTATCGCAGCAAAAACAGGCATGAAATAATTTATTTGCAATACTTTTCTATCTACTGTAAATCGCCTGCCTATACTGGTATATTTAAGTTTTTGAAACAAACTATCAAACGAAAAAACTCTTGCAATAGGGATAAACATCAATAAGAAATTTAAACCTACATAGATATAAAAAACATGGTATTCAAACTTACTCGCAGAGCTAAAAATGATTACCGAAAAGATATAATTTAGTATAGTTGCGAATCGTGTAAATAAACCCAAGAAGAGCAAAAACAAGGTAACAAACCAAAAGTAAAAAAGAAACGTCACATCTAACTCTCCTATGCTTACAAACGGATCTTTATCATAAATAATATTTTTAAAAGTAAACAGTTGCTTTATTTCTAAAAACAATACAATACTATAAAACATCCTGAAAACAGAAAGCCCAATAGCATCAATTTTTAAATTAAAATAATTTTTCATCCGCAGTTAATTCGCAATCCAATTTAATTGTGGCCTCACAAAACCGTTCACTTTACCCAAATACCCTGATTCTCTTTTTATATCTTTAACCTCAAAAGTCAATAATTCAGTATCTTGAAACAAACTATTCATTGCATCGGAGTGAATATAAAAATGAATTTGATAGACATCATCGTTTAGAAAATTGGATGGAATCTGACACGTTAGTTCCGTAATCCTACCTACAGCACAATCAAATTTATTTCCCGAACCAAAAAGCACATCCCCTTTTATTGTTCTCAAATCAAAACCTATAGAAATTTTTTCCTCTTTGGTTTGGTTAACGATTTTCAAACGAAAATCGATAGCAGAAGTCACGTCAATCACATCATCTCTATTTGACTTGGAGGCATTTTCAATTGCCGCATAAAGGATTTTTATTTTTTCATTTCCCCTTGCCTCCTCAATTTTATCAAAACTAATTTTACGTTCCGAAAAAGAACTACTTTGCAAATAGTCCGAAATTACTTTGGTTGGCAAGCCATTGCCCACGATACTTCCATTTTTCATGCTCACTACACGTGTACACAACGTTTCTACAGCCGCCATATTATGACTCACAAACAAAACCGTTCTTCCTTCCCCTTTTGAAATATCCTGCATTTTTCCAATGGCTTTTTTCTGAAATTCGGCGTCACCAACGGCTAATACTTCATCAATAATCAAGATTTCAGGTTCTAAAAAAGCGGCTACAGCAAAAGCCAAACGCACGGTCATTCCGCTACTATAGCGTTTTACGGGAGTATCTATGTATCGTTCACAACCCGAGAAATCTATTATTTCATCAATCTTAGAAGTGATTTCTTTTTTGGTCATACCCAGAATAGCGCCATTAAGGTAGATGTTCTCTCTTCCTGTCATTTCCCCATTAAACCCTGTACCCACTTCTAATAAAGAGGCTACACGTCCGCCAAATTTGATACTCCCAGTAGTAGGTGCAGTTACCCGAGATAAAATTTTTAACAAAGTAGACTTACCTGCTCCATTTTTACCAATGATTCCCAGTACTTCGCCACGCGCTACCTCAAAATTAATATCTTGTAATGCCCATACGTAATCACTTTCTGCTTTGGTGCTTCTATCGTTTACATCGCCTATTTTTAAATAAGGGTCTTTCTTTCCCCGTATTTGATGCCACCAACGATTGATATCGTGGCTTAATGTTCCCGTACCAACAGTACCTAAGCGGTATTGCTTGGAAATATTTTCAGCTTTTAAGATTATGTCTTTACTCATTTTATTATAAGGAAAAGTTTAAACGATTAATCGTTTAAACTGTTAAACATTTTTATGAATCTATCTACAAATTTTCATTTATTACACCGTATCAATAAAACTCTTCTCGGTTTTATTAAAAATCAATAGCCCAACAAAAAACAGAACTATGGTCACTACAACAGTATAGCTTAATCCCAATATAGAAACCTGACCGACGTTCAACAAAAGATAACGAGACGTTTCGATAATATAGGCTAAAGGATTATATTCTACTAGCCAAGCATACTGAGGCATTTTCTCCTTAATCAACGCCATAGGATACACTACTGCTGAGAGGTACATCAACAATTGCACTCCAAAACTGATTAAATAATTCAAATCACGGTACTTAGTTACTAAAGAAGAGATAAACATTCCTAATCCCAATCCTAAAACGCCCATTAATACCACCAAAAGTGGAAATAACAACACTAAAGAATTCAAACTCACTGCAGCCCCATTCCAATAGAAATAGGTGTAAAATGCCAAAAAAATGGAAAACTGAATTCCAAATTTGATCAAATTAGAAATAACAACTGAAAGTGGAGAAATGATCCTAGGGAAATATACTTTTCCAAAAATACCTGCATTGGCCGCAAAGGTGTTCGAGGTACCGTTAAGACAGGCCGTAAAATAATTCCAAATGGTAATCCCAGCCAAATTGAACAAAAAAGGAGGTACGGTTCCTGTTTCAATTCCTGCTACGTTGTTGAATATAATTGTAAATGTTATAGAAGTAAACAAAGGCTGAATTAAATACCAAAGTGGACCTAAAATCGTTTGTTTATAAACTGTAACCACATCACGGCGCACAAAAAGCATCAATAAATCACGATACTGCCATACTTCATTAAGATTGAGCGAGAAGAAATTATTTTTTGGTTTGATTTCGAACAACCAAGGGGTGGTATTGTTTTCTTTATGATTCATTAAATTTTAAATTTTTTCAAATCCTTTTTAGATGAATAAACTTCAACTAAAATACTAGTAATTTTACTTTCCAACAAATATAATTATTTAGCGCTAGTTATAAATGAATTCAATCATTAGAATTCCTAAAATTTCGTTTACTTTGCAATCTAATTAAATATACAAATACGTGCTCTTCTTTTCGAAAAAAAAAACAGTATTAAAGGATTTAATTCCTGATAACCACATCGATATTCACTCTCATCTTTTGCCCGGTATTGATGATGGTGCCCAAAATTTTGAGGAAACTTTATCTATGACCAGGGCATTGCAGAGTTTTGGTGTTACTCAATTCATCACCACTCCCCATATCATTCAACATGTTTGGGATAACACACATGAACAAATTCAAGCAAAAAGAGATACTACGGTACTGGAGTTAGCCAAAAATGATATCCAAATCCCTTTCAAAGCTGCTGCGGAATATTTAATGGACGATCAATTTGTCAAACTTTTTGAGTCTCATGATTTACTTACCCTCAAAGACAATTATGTATTAGTAGAGATGTCCTACATCAATGCTCCTGTTCAATTGTATTCGATTCTATTTGATTTGCAAATCGCAGGCTATATTCCTGTATTGGCACACCCAGAACGTTATTTGTTTTACCATAATAACCCAGATGAATTCAAGAAACTTAAGAAAGCAGGCTGTAAACTCCAACTTAATCTTTTGGCTGTAACGGGCTATTACGGAAAAGAAGTGACTGCCATTGCAGAGGATTTGCTCAAAAAAGGGTTGTATGATTTTGTAGGCTCAGATACACATCACAAAAACCACATAGCCGCATTTGATGTAAGAATTAAAATTAAAGATGATGCCCCTTTGAAAGAAATCATCGCCAACAATCAATTTTTCAAAGTGGATTTATAGCTATTCAAAATCAGTGTCTAAAAGAGAATAACTTAAGAGGTTTAAAACGAAATTTATACCCTTAACATTTAATAGTTCAATTGTCAATTCGAGGAGTAATTTTTATTCTAAAAAAAGCAATATAAAATGACGTTATTTGAATGTTAGCACTTCTAATTCCCCTCTTGAAATCGGAGATTCAACGATTCCAAAAACAAATATCAACTAGAGTTATAGGGGCTAGGGGTGTGTGTTTTTTTTTAGTATATGTAAATCAGGCACTTAAGCTAAAACGTCATAGGTAGCGCAGTTGAGAACCACTATTATATCTTGACTGCACTCGATCTGATAAAAATAAGACCGTAATATATTGTACTAATTTTTGGTATTATTCCTAGGCAAAAACTCTTTTATTTATTATTTAATTTTTTGTACCAAGGTTGGTTTTGTTGGAGATTAACACCGTACCCATAACTATAGCCATATCCTTTAGTAGAATCAGTATCATTCAGCAATATACACATATTAGGTAATTTATTTTCTTTGTACAAGGTATTGGGTATATTCAACATCCTTTTTTCTAAGACATTTGCACGTACTACATACACAAAACAATCCGCATGTTTGGCAATTAATAGGGTATCAGCGACTAAGCTTACTGGAGCCGTATCCACTATGACATAATCAAATTGCTCTCTAACGGTTTCAAAAATAGTATCTACTTTTTTACTCATCAATAATTCAGCTGGATTTGGAGGTATTATTCCAGCAGGAAGCACGTAGAAATGATCATATCCTTCTTGTTTTACTATAAGGCTGTTTAGATTGTCTTCTTTATTACTCAAATAATTAGTCACTCCTCGTTCTGGCAATTGCATATACTCATCTAACCTAGGATTACGGATGTCCATACCAATCAACAACACTTTTTTACCTGAAAGTGCAAAAGTAGCGGCTAAATTCACCGATACAAATGTCTTTCCTTCTTTAGGGAAAGTGGAGGTTAAAAATATTGTTTTAGCCTTTTCATCACTAGCCTTGCTAATCATGAATTCTAAATTAGTTCTAATAATACGAATAGCTTCAGCAGAACTAGATCTACTTTCGGTATTCATAATCTCATGATACGACTCAGAAGTAGGCAGATCACCAATAAAAGGAATTAATGTTTTCCCTTCAATATCCATTCGTGTTTTTACCTTAGTGTCTAATAAATCTATCAGATACAAGATACTAAACGGAATTAAAAGCCCTAGCAATAAAGCCGCGAGCAGAATTATAGAACGTTTAGGAGACACCGGTAGTTTTTGAGCTTTAGCAGCATCCACGACCCTTGCATTAGGTTCTGTAGCTGATAAGGCAATCGCTGTTTCTTCTCTTTTTTGTAATAAATACAGATATAATTCTTCCTTTACTTTTTGCTGTCTAGCAATAGCTCTGAATTGTCTTTCTTGAGAAGGAATTTTGCGAATTCTACTGTCAATGATTCCCTCTTGACTGTTTAAATTCTGCTTTTGAATTGTCAAGGTAGATCTCAAACGCTCCAAACTCGAAACTACATTTGCTCGAAGCGAAGCCAACTGTTGATCCAATTTGATTACAGAAGGATTTTCTAAAGTGGCTGATTTCAATAAGCGATTGCGCTCTAAAACCAACTTATTATAATTTTCTACTAAACTTCCTGAACCTTGATTTTCAGTAATCAAATTAGAAGGCAATAAATCAGAATTAGTAGCTTTCTTAACAAAATCTAACATGGAGTTGGTGACATTCAATTGAATCTCAGCCTCTATCCCTTTTTTATCATATTCACTTGAACCTTCAATAAAAAGTTTCGCTTCTGACTCAATGTCTGTTAGCCTATTAGACTTTTTAAAACTTTCCCCATCTTGTTCAACACCATCCAATTCTTCAGCGATTAAAGCCAAACGAGTTGCAATAAATTTAGAGGTATTACCCGATATTTGATTTTTATCTTCAACGGCATTACTATTGTACAATTCAACTAAGACATCCAGGAACTCCTCTGATTTATCAACTACGCCATCCATCACGGTCAGCTTCAGGACGCTACTTTTTTTACTCAAAGGCGCTACTGATAGTCTTTTGCCAAAACTATCTGCTACATCTTCAACAGTGCTTAAATTAATGGTTATTTCTGATTCTCCATCCCAGGTTTTAGGATCATTAAAATACTTCTCCGCTTTCGTAATTACTAAATCCCCAACGGTTGTCTTGATTGTCTCTCCAAACTGGTATTCACTTTTGGTATTCCGTATTATCAAATCACGATCTTCAACTTCCTTTTCAGTCAAGCTAAAACTATTTGTACCCGTTTTTAAAAGTACTAATTGACTTTCGGATGTGTGAAAAAATTCATTTCTATTTAAAAAGCTTACAATAACAGGTGTCTTTTTATAAACCTCACGACTTACAATTCTCTTTTTAACATACTGACTTATATTCAAATCCAACTTTCTGACAACACTTTCAATTAGCGTTCTTGAATGCAGAATTTCAATTTCATTATCAATATCGTTATTAACACCTCCTAATCCTAGATCAGAAAAAGCGGAGAGCTGAGACATAACACCACCGTTATCATCATCTTTAACTAAAATAGTAGTACTAGATTGATATTGTGGAACAGCAAATTTTAAATAAACTACAGCTAAAGATAGGCACAGAAAAATACTTAGTAAAAACCATTTCCAATGTGAGGCATATTGTTCAATGATCGCTCTTAATTGAAAATCATTTGCATTTTCCTCGTTTAATAGATTATTTTGCATGAATGGATTATTTTGTAATAGAAATAATTAAAGTAACTAAGGTAAGTAATATAGAAGCCGCTGAAATAACGACACTTGTATCAGGTCCAATTTTAGAAGCATTCACTTTGGACTTATTAGGCTCCACATAAATTACATCATTTTGGCTTAAATAATAAAAAGGTGAATTCATAAAATCTGCTTTAGTAATATCTACCCTATTGAAGGTTTTCTGACCATCAACTTCTCTAATTACTAAGATATTATCTCTTTTTCCGTATATGGTTAAATCTTTGGATAAACTCAAGGCTTCAATTAAAGTCAATCGCTCTGAATTGATGGTATAAACTCCCGGAGAATTTACTTCACCCTGAAGTGAAACTTTGAAGTTTGTTATACGAAGATTAATAATTGGGTTTTTAATATAAGTAGCAATTTTTTGACTTAACATCGCAACAACTTCGGTTCTTGTTTTTCCTCCAATTTTAAGCTTACCTAAAATCGGGAAATCTATTGTTCCCTTAGAATCAACTAAATACAATTGCGAAGATTCTCTAGCTGATGAATACTGATTCTCTGGAGCCACTACAAGAATCGCTTTTAAGTTAAAAGGCGCCGCAATTTCAGCATCTTCAGCCGAAACTATAATCATTAACAAATCGTCAGGCTGAATCTTTATTTCGTATGAATTAGTCACTTCTGTTTTTGCTAAACTATCACTATTTTGATAGTAAACAACCTCTTGTTTAGAACCACAAGACATTAATAAACAGATAAAAAACAAAGGGAATTTATTTTTTATTAGATTAAAATATTTCATTTAATTTATTTTTTTTTTACGATTGCGAATATAGAAAAAAACAGTAAGAAAAGAAGTTTATAATCCCCTTTTATACACAAAGATCAAGAGCTTATTTTATCTAATATTTCAAAATTTGAATTCATACTTTTAAATTCCGGCACAATTTGTTTCATTTTCATCACAATATCGTCTTTTTTGAAAGATTTAGAAATCTCAATTAATACGTTTATTTCCTGATGTAAATGGACACATCCTTCCTGAATCTCTTCAGCGATCATTATTTTGTCGTGATAAGTTGGTAGGGTTTTAGAATCATTATATAATAACTCTTCATATAATTTTTCACCTGGACGTAAACCAATTTCTTTAATTTCAATATCTTTTCCTGGTATAAATCCAGCCAACTTAATCATCTTATAAGCTAAGTCAATTATCTTAACCGGTTTCCCCATGTCAAAAATATAAATTTCACCTCCATTCCCCATCGCTCCAGCTTCTAAAACTAATTGGCAGGCCTCCGGTATAGTCATAAAATATCGAATAATGTCTTTATGAGTAATGGTAACAGGACCTCCCTCTGAGATTTGCTTTGTAAACAAAGGAACAACTGAGCCATTGGAACCTAAAACATTACCAAAACGCGTGGTGATAAATTTGGTGCAATCAAGCCCCGCCTTAACATTTTTCAAATGCAAGGATTGTACATACTTCTCAGCTATTCTTTTACTAGCCCCCATAACATTACTTGGGTTCACCGCTTTATCAGTTGAAATCATGACAAATTTTTCAACATGAAACTGACAAGATAAATCAGCTACATTTTTAGTTCCTTCCACATTAGTTTGGATAGCTTGTGAAGGATTTTCTTCCATTAAAGGCACATGCTTATAGGCTGCCGCATGGAAAACAACTTGAGGCTCGTACGTTTCAAATACATGAGTCAAAGACTCTTTGGACCTAATATCTACAATAATAGTTTTGAGCATGGATTTTGATTCTATGCTCTCAAGCTCTAAATTTAAATTGTGTAGTGGCGTTTCAGCCTGATCTAAAAGCATCAACATCTTAGGCTCAAACCTCAACACTTGACGGGCGATCTCACTCCCTATAGAACCCGCTGCTCCTGTTATTAATATCCGTTTATCTTTAAGCTGATTTGAAATTAACTTATTATCCAAAACAATAGGATTTCTGTTTAGTAAATCTTCGATTTGAATCCCCTTAACTTTTTGTGAAATCTCTTTATTATTCTCCCAATCTGAAATCATAGGAACGGTATAAACCTTATAATTATACTCTAAACATTCATCCACAATAACCATTTGCTCTTGTTTAGACAAACTCTTATCGGCAAAAATTAACCCCTGCGCACCTTGACTTCGCATGAGTGTTGGAATCTGTTTTTGTTGTGTCAGAATAGGTAAATCTAGGATTCGTTTGGTACTACTTTGTGCGTTCTTATCAATAAAAGCTACAATTTTAAAACGGGAAGGTGTTTCAAATTTCAAGGCATTGGCCACTGATATCGCATTTGCATCAGCACCATAAATAATAGCTTTAGTCAGACCGTCATGATCCCGTTGGGTGAAATACAATTCAAACGTTTGTTTCACCATTACTCGGTACAAAAACAAACCACAAAAAGACAATACAATATTGATAAACAATGAGGTATTCAAGAAAGCTTTATAGCCATATATAAATTGATGGGTATAATTAAAGCAAAGAAAAACAATTAAAACAGATACCTGTGAAAACAAAAGTTTTACGGCATCAATATAGGAGGAATGCCTAATAATACCCGAATAAGTCCTAAACAACCAAAAGAAAAATAGATTGACTATTACAAAAGCCCCTACAAAAGTAATTACGGACTCCATATTAATATAACGCAATCCCATACCCTTAAACAACAAATAAGTCGCTGAAAACGCCCCACCCAAAACAGCAAAATCAATAATAATTATAATCCACCGTGGAAGATAACTTAAATTATTGAAACGCAACCTCAGACTAAGCTTAGAAAAAAACTGTTCTAAACTTGAATTATTATTCATTTTCAAATTATTCTTTTTATGATTTTATTGGCACTTAATTATCAAAAATACAATTTAAGTTGAGATAACAGATAATGTAGCGATTTATATTATAAGTTTGGCAATCTTAACATTACATTGTACTAAAAAATTGACGATAAATGATTAAGCTTCACCTATTAAACCTCTTTTAAGAGTCCAATAAGATACTCCCCATAACCTGATTTTTTTAACGGCATGGCCAAATCCCTTAACTCTTTATCTGAAATAAACCCTTGACGCCAAGCTATTTCTTCAATACATCCAATTTTCAACCCTTGCCTCTCTTCTATCACTTGAACAAACTGTCCCGCTTGCATCAAGCTATTAAAAGTCCCTGTATCTAACCAAGCAGTTCCCCTACTTAAAATCCCCACTTTTAGTTTCCCTTGTTCTAAATAGGCCTTATTGACATCGGTAATCTCGTACTCTCCCCTTGGCGAAGGCTGAATGTTTTTAGCAATTTTGACAACCGAATTATCATAGAAATACAATCCTGGAACTGCATAATTAGATTTAGGTTTCAATGGTTTTTCTTCAATAGATACGGCAATCAAATCTTCATCAAACTCCACAACTCCATAACGTTCCGGATCTGACACATGGTAAGCAAAAACCACACCTCCATCAGGATTAATATTGGACTGTAATAATTCATCCATATTAGACCCAAAAAAGATATTATCACCCAAAACCAAAGCAACACTATCGCTACCTATAAATTCTTCACCTATAACAAAGGCTTGTGCTAATCCATTTGGAATGGGTTGTTCTGCATAGCTAAAGCGGCAACCGATAGCACTCCCATCACCTAATAATTTCTTGAAATTAGGCAAATCATGTGGTGTAGAAATAATTAATATTTCATTGATCCCCGCAGTCATCAATGTTGATAACGGATAATAAATCATCGGTTTATCATAAACGGGCATCATTTGTTTACTCATTGCTAAGGTCAGAGGATGCAATCGCGTACCCGAACCACCTGCTAAAATAATTCCTTTCATAACTATTATTTATTAAGAATCCTTAAGTTTACCTATCATTTGGACTAGACTTTCCTTATATGGAATAGTCTTAATACCATATACTTTTTCTATTTTAGATTTATCTAATAAAGAAAAGGCGGGACGTTGTGCTGGAGTTGGATAATTCGAAGCAGGAATCCCATTGACTTCACAAGACAACCCAGCGATCTCTTGAATAGCTGTAGCAAATTCAAACCAGCTAATTTCACCTGCATTAGAATAATGGTAAATCCCTGGATTCCATTTTTCGCTTGTTAAGATCGTCAAAATAACTTGTGCTAGATCAGCTGCGTAAGTAGGAGACCCTATTTGGTCATTAACGACTCCTATTGCATCTCTTTCAGTCATCAATCGAATCATTGTTTTTACAAAATTAGCTCCAAATTCGGAATACACCCATGCCGTTCTTATAATAATACTATCCGGGCATAGAGAAAGGCAAGCCTTTTCTCCTTCTAATTTTGTTTTTCCATACACACTTTGTGGATTAGGTGTATCCGTTTCAGTATAGGCTACTGGTGAATTTCCATCAAATACATAATCAGTTGAAATATGGATAAATTTCGCTTGCGACTCATCACACAACTGTGCCAAAGTAGCCACGGCTAAATGATTTACTACATTTGCTATTTCTTGATCTTGTTCTGCCTTATCTACCGCAGTATAAGCTGCGCAATTGATAACTACATCAGGTGCAATCCATTTAAAATTAGACTTTATTTCATCCTGATTCCCTAAAGGAAATTCTTCAATGTCTGTAAAAACAAATTCAAATTCGGAATAATTAGAAGCTAAAACTTTAATTTCCGATCCTAATTGGCCGTTGGCTCCTGTTATTAATATCTTTTTCATTAAAATTGGCTGTTACAGTTTTTAAAATCAGGTAAAATCAAATCT from Flavobacterium ovatum carries:
- a CDS encoding polysaccharide biosynthesis/export family protein, with product MKYFNLIKNKFPLFFICLLMSCGSKQEVVYYQNSDSLAKTEVTNSYEIKIQPDDLLMIIVSAEDAEIAAPFNLKAILVVAPENQYSSARESSQLYLVDSKGTIDFPILGKLKIGGKTRTEVVAMLSQKIATYIKNPIINLRITNFKVSLQGEVNSPGVYTINSERLTLIEALSLSKDLTIYGKRDNILVIREVDGQKTFNRVDITKADFMNSPFYYLSQNDVIYVEPNKSKVNASKIGPDTSVVISAASILLTLVTLIISITK
- a CDS encoding polysaccharide biosynthesis tyrosine autokinase is translated as MQNNLLNEENANDFQLRAIIEQYASHWKWFLLSIFLCLSLAVVYLKFAVPQYQSSTTILVKDDDNGGVMSQLSAFSDLGLGGVNNDIDNEIEILHSRTLIESVVRKLDLNISQYVKKRIVSREVYKKTPVIVSFLNRNEFFHTSESQLVLLKTGTNSFSLTEKEVEDRDLIIRNTKSEYQFGETIKTTVGDLVITKAEKYFNDPKTWDGESEITINLSTVEDVADSFGKRLSVAPLSKKSSVLKLTVMDGVVDKSEEFLDVLVELYNSNAVEDKNQISGNTSKFIATRLALIAEELDGVEQDGESFKKSNRLTDIESEAKLFIEGSSEYDKKGIEAEIQLNVTNSMLDFVKKATNSDLLPSNLITENQGSGSLVENYNKLVLERNRLLKSATLENPSVIKLDQQLASLRANVVSSLERLRSTLTIQKQNLNSQEGIIDSRIRKIPSQERQFRAIARQQKVKEELYLYLLQKREETAIALSATEPNARVVDAAKAQKLPVSPKRSIILLAALLLGLLIPFSILYLIDLLDTKVKTRMDIEGKTLIPFIGDLPTSESYHEIMNTESRSSSAEAIRIIRTNLEFMISKASDEKAKTIFLTSTFPKEGKTFVSVNLAATFALSGKKVLLIGMDIRNPRLDEYMQLPERGVTNYLSNKEDNLNSLIVKQEGYDHFYVLPAGIIPPNPAELLMSKKVDTIFETVREQFDYVIVDTAPVSLVADTLLIAKHADCFVYVVRANVLEKRMLNIPNTLYKENKLPNMCILLNDTDSTKGYGYSYGYGVNLQQNQPWYKKLNNK
- the rfbD gene encoding dTDP-4-dehydrorhamnose reductase — translated: MKKILITGANGQLGSEIKVLASNYSEFEFVFTDIEEFPLGNQDEIKSNFKWIAPDVVINCAAYTAVDKAEQDQEIANVVNHLAVATLAQLCDESQAKFIHISTDYVFDGNSPVAYTETDTPNPQSVYGKTKLEGEKACLSLCPDSIIIRTAWVYSEFGANFVKTMIRLMTERDAIGVVNDQIGSPTYAADLAQVILTILTSEKWNPGIYHYSNAGEISWFEFATAIQEIAGLSCEVNGIPASNYPTPAQRPAFSLLDKSKIEKVYGIKTIPYKESLVQMIGKLKDS
- a CDS encoding nucleoside-diphosphate sugar epimerase/dehydratase yields the protein MNNNSSLEQFFSKLSLRLRFNNLSYLPRWIIIIIDFAVLGGAFSATYLLFKGMGLRYINMESVITFVGAFVIVNLFFFWLFRTYSGIIRHSSYIDAVKLLFSQVSVLIVFLCFNYTHQFIYGYKAFLNTSLFINIVLSFCGLFLYRVMVKQTFELYFTQRDHDGLTKAIIYGADANAISVANALKFETPSRFKIVAFIDKNAQSSTKRILDLPILTQQKQIPTLMRSQGAQGLIFADKSLSKQEQMVIVDECLEYNYKVYTVPMISDWENNKEISQKVKGIQIEDLLNRNPIVLDNKLISNQLKDKRILITGAAGSIGSEIARQVLRFEPKMLMLLDQAETPLHNLNLELESIESKSMLKTIIVDIRSKESLTHVFETYEPQVVFHAAAYKHVPLMEENPSQAIQTNVEGTKNVADLSCQFHVEKFVMISTDKAVNPSNVMGASKRIAEKYVQSLHLKNVKAGLDCTKFITTRFGNVLGSNGSVVPLFTKQISEGGPVTITHKDIIRYFMTIPEACQLVLEAGAMGNGGEIYIFDMGKPVKIIDLAYKMIKLAGFIPGKDIEIKEIGLRPGEKLYEELLYNDSKTLPTYHDKIMIAEEIQEGCVHLHQEINVLIEISKSFKKDDIVMKMKQIVPEFKSMNSNFEILDKISS
- the rfbA gene encoding glucose-1-phosphate thymidylyltransferase RfbA codes for the protein MKGIILAGGSGTRLHPLTLAMSKQMMPVYDKPMIYYPLSTLMTAGINEILIISTPHDLPNFKKLLGDGSAIGCRFSYAEQPIPNGLAQAFVIGEEFIGSDSVALVLGDNIFFGSNMDELLQSNINPDGGVVFAYHVSDPERYGVVEFDEDLIAVSIEEKPLKPKSNYAVPGLYFYDNSVVKIAKNIQPSPRGEYEITDVNKAYLEQGKLKVGILSRGTAWLDTGTFNSLMQAGQFVQVIEERQGLKIGCIEEIAWRQGFISDKELRDLAMPLKKSGYGEYLIGLLKEV